From a region of the Pongo abelii isolate AG06213 chromosome 9, NHGRI_mPonAbe1-v2.0_pri, whole genome shotgun sequence genome:
- the MRPL21 gene encoding large ribosomal subunit protein bL21m codes for MGQYGRLFAVVHFASRQWKVTSEDLILIGNELDLACGERIRLEKVLLVGADNFTLLGKPLLRKDLVRVEATVIEKTESWPRIIMRFRKRRNFKKKRIVTTPQTVLRINSIEIAPCLL; via the exons ATGGGGCAGTATGGCAGGCTCTTTGCCGTGGTGCATTTTGCCAGCCGCCAGTGGAAGGTGACCTCTGAAGACCTGATCTTAATTGGAAATGAACTAGACCTTGCGTGTGGAGAGAGAATTCGACTGGAGAAG GTCCTGCTGGTTGGGGCAGACAACTTCACACTGCTTGGCAAGCCACTCCTCAG AAAGGATCTTGTGCGAGTGGAGGCCACAGTCATTGAAAAGACAGAATCATGGCCAAGAATCATTATGAGATTCAGGAAAAGGAGAAACttcaagaagaaaagaa TTGTCACGACCCCGCAGACTGTCCTCCGGATAAACAGCATTGAGATTGCTCCGTGTTTGTTGTGA